One part of the Streptomyces sp. NBC_00286 genome encodes these proteins:
- a CDS encoding MFS transporter has protein sequence MTKNNRDISVAGPPPTEPATGNGEEPTDPAKGDSEEPAETPTPEIEAPPLERVSRSYLAWIMIASFGASLALMVPLSYSLALRIDELAPGREQLLGYVTGSAQFVYLVLSPLMGFWSDRMRSRLGRRTPFMFAGTAIGMAGLLGIAVAPTVFLVGLAWVVGMVGWSTVGQAIQNVQADRVPEEQRGRVSAVTGVMTQIAPVVGIGIAYTVADSTILVFLVPGVIGAAMLLLFPLLKPEGDSRALVHTSQVSLKGMVASYGFNPRKYPDFGWNWLGRFVFFMGLYFNTTFGTFFYAQRLDLPVKEVAGVVSAIGILGVLAATAGAIGGGFLSDKLGRRKLFTVIGSTIFVAGAVAEAFAYSLPQLIVGAVLMQLAIAMFSAVDQAIVFAVLPDRAQAGRYLAVVAFAQKIPSALAPLIAPLVITIGVTSGGEKNYTLLYLSGAVLALTGGLIIKFKIKSVR, from the coding sequence ATGACGAAGAACAACCGCGACATCAGCGTGGCCGGACCCCCGCCGACCGAACCGGCAACAGGCAACGGCGAGGAACCCACCGATCCGGCGAAGGGCGACAGCGAGGAACCGGCCGAGACCCCCACCCCCGAGATCGAGGCCCCGCCGCTGGAGAGGGTCAGCAGGAGTTACCTCGCCTGGATCATGATCGCCAGCTTCGGGGCCTCCCTGGCCCTGATGGTTCCGCTCTCCTACTCGCTGGCCCTGCGGATCGACGAGCTCGCCCCCGGCCGCGAGCAACTGCTCGGATACGTCACCGGATCCGCCCAGTTCGTCTATCTGGTCCTCAGCCCTCTGATGGGCTTCTGGAGCGACCGGATGCGCTCCCGCCTGGGCCGCCGGACACCGTTCATGTTCGCCGGCACGGCCATCGGCATGGCCGGGCTCCTGGGAATCGCCGTCGCACCGACCGTCTTCCTGGTGGGCCTGGCGTGGGTCGTCGGCATGGTCGGCTGGTCCACGGTCGGGCAGGCCATCCAGAACGTCCAGGCCGACCGCGTACCCGAGGAACAGCGCGGACGCGTCTCGGCGGTGACCGGCGTCATGACCCAGATCGCGCCCGTGGTCGGTATCGGCATCGCGTACACGGTGGCCGACAGCACAATTCTGGTGTTCCTGGTCCCGGGCGTCATCGGAGCGGCCATGCTGCTGCTGTTCCCGCTGCTCAAGCCGGAGGGCGACTCCCGCGCGCTCGTCCACACCAGCCAGGTGAGCCTCAAGGGCATGGTCGCCAGCTACGGCTTCAATCCGCGGAAGTACCCCGACTTCGGCTGGAACTGGCTCGGCCGCTTCGTCTTCTTCATGGGCCTGTACTTCAACACCACCTTCGGCACCTTCTTCTACGCCCAGCGGCTCGACCTGCCCGTCAAGGAGGTCGCCGGCGTCGTATCGGCGATCGGCATCCTCGGAGTGCTCGCGGCAACCGCCGGCGCCATCGGCGGCGGCTTCCTCTCCGACAAGCTCGGCCGGCGCAAGCTGTTCACCGTGATCGGATCCACGATCTTCGTCGCCGGGGCCGTCGCCGAGGCCTTCGCCTACTCGCTGCCCCAACTCATCGTCGGCGCGGTACTGATGCAGCTCGCCATCGCGATGTTCAGCGCCGTCGACCAGGCGATCGTGTTCGCCGTCCTCCCGGACCGGGCCCAGGCCGGCCGCTATCTCGCGGTCGTCGCCTTCGCACAGAAGATCCCCAGCGCCCTCGCCCCGCTCATCGCCCCGCTCGTCATCACCATCGGCGTCACGAGCGGAGGCGAGAAGAACTACACACTGCTCTACCTGAGCGGCGCGGTGCTCGCACTCACCGGCGGCCTGATCATCAAGTTCAAGATCAAGTCGGTTCGGTAA
- a CDS encoding family 78 glycoside hydrolase catalytic domain, whose amino-acid sequence MKNAPYDLRIDYGGDQFPVSGPAPRLSWKPPSDAGRTTGYELECTVDGEAQPAVPVAPDQHRFLPWPWAALRSGRQVAWRVRARARDAEGPSPWSELSTFEVGLLDEDWQAHWISPAESGDDPGYGKRPAHTLTTRFEARAGVRSARLYATALGVYEAYVNGERAGTAELSPGATSYDRTLHAQASDITAALQAGANQLEIVLSDGWYKGQVGAFRLPAGWGTVLAARAELHITYENGSHQVVRTDETWTSTRSAITRADLMDGQTTDFRTEPGAEQPVLVDQVEAPAIDWSPAPPVRVVESRTAQSVKQLEDGLWIADFGQNASGWLALSDLGPPGTRTVIDYGEHAGADGDLTTAHLDSVRPGADPIPFVQRDEAVSAGRSETFEPRHTVHGFRYARLRRDGAPLDPASITMRVVHTDLRRTGTFACSDDDLNRLHEIADWSFRGNAVDVPTDCPTRERLAWTGDFQVFAPTATRLYDVLGFSRKWLRSVRDDQLPDGRIANFSPDGRRIKHHLDDQFAMMTGSAGWGDAIVAVPWELYESYGDRKVLAENWEAMVRWVEWALRTARTARHQSRIERSPEPLPHEQYLWDGSFHWGEWTEPKAKAADGTRIDPVQSDPVAWFMADKGEVGTAFLYRSTSTLARIARVLGHTEDAARYAETAERVRDAWRTEFLTPEGHTTGDTQAAYVRALSLGLVPDELRAAAAARLVELIRAADTHLGTGFLATGDLLPVLAVTGHADIAYKLLFRRTAPSWLYMLDRGATTIWEDWEGIDENGDAHDSLNHYSKGAVIRFLHTHTLGLRQAPGSVAWESIEVAPVPHPSLTWARGTHESPQGTITVEWRTTGDELTLTVDVPPATTARIVFPDGTTETATAGTFRATRPMTKGS is encoded by the coding sequence ATGAAGAACGCACCGTACGACCTGCGCATCGACTACGGCGGTGACCAGTTCCCCGTGTCGGGCCCCGCACCCCGCCTGTCGTGGAAGCCGCCGTCGGACGCGGGACGCACAACGGGATACGAACTTGAATGCACCGTCGACGGCGAGGCGCAGCCCGCGGTGCCGGTCGCGCCCGACCAGCACCGCTTCCTCCCCTGGCCCTGGGCGGCGCTGCGGAGCGGCCGGCAGGTGGCCTGGCGGGTCCGGGCCCGGGCCCGGGATGCCGAAGGCCCGTCGCCGTGGTCGGAGTTGAGCACCTTCGAGGTCGGCCTCCTCGACGAGGACTGGCAGGCGCACTGGATCTCACCTGCCGAATCCGGCGACGACCCCGGCTACGGCAAGCGCCCGGCCCACACCCTGACGACCCGGTTCGAGGCACGGGCCGGGGTGCGCTCGGCGCGGCTGTACGCGACGGCGCTCGGCGTGTACGAGGCCTACGTGAACGGCGAGCGGGCCGGCACCGCCGAACTGTCGCCCGGTGCCACGTCGTACGACCGCACGCTCCACGCCCAGGCATCCGACATCACGGCCGCGCTCCAAGCGGGCGCCAACCAGCTCGAGATCGTCCTCTCCGACGGCTGGTACAAAGGCCAGGTCGGCGCCTTCCGCCTGCCGGCCGGCTGGGGAACGGTGCTCGCCGCACGCGCCGAGCTGCACATCACGTACGAGAACGGCTCGCACCAGGTCGTGCGCACCGACGAGACCTGGACGAGCACCCGGTCGGCCATCACCCGGGCCGACCTCATGGATGGGCAGACCACCGACTTCCGCACCGAGCCCGGCGCCGAGCAGCCGGTCCTCGTCGATCAGGTGGAGGCCCCCGCGATCGACTGGTCGCCCGCGCCTCCCGTACGCGTCGTGGAGTCGCGTACGGCACAGTCGGTCAAGCAACTCGAAGACGGGCTCTGGATCGCCGACTTCGGCCAGAACGCCTCGGGATGGCTCGCCCTGAGCGACCTCGGCCCGCCCGGCACTCGCACCGTCATCGACTACGGCGAACACGCCGGCGCCGACGGCGATCTGACGACCGCCCATCTGGACTCCGTACGCCCCGGCGCGGACCCGATCCCCTTCGTCCAGCGCGACGAGGCCGTCTCCGCGGGCCGGAGCGAGACGTTCGAGCCACGCCACACCGTGCACGGCTTCCGGTACGCGCGCCTCCGCCGCGACGGCGCCCCGCTCGACCCCGCGAGCATCACGATGCGCGTCGTCCACACCGACCTGCGCCGCACCGGCACCTTCGCCTGCAGCGACGACGACCTCAACCGCCTTCACGAGATCGCTGATTGGAGCTTCCGCGGCAACGCCGTCGACGTACCCACCGACTGCCCGACCCGCGAACGCCTCGCCTGGACCGGCGACTTCCAGGTCTTCGCCCCCACCGCCACGCGCCTCTACGACGTCCTCGGATTCAGCCGCAAATGGCTCCGCTCGGTCCGCGACGACCAGCTGCCCGACGGCCGCATCGCCAACTTCTCGCCCGACGGCCGCCGTATCAAGCACCACCTCGACGACCAGTTCGCCATGATGACCGGCTCGGCAGGCTGGGGCGACGCGATCGTCGCCGTCCCCTGGGAGCTGTACGAGTCCTACGGCGACCGGAAGGTCCTCGCCGAGAACTGGGAGGCGATGGTCCGCTGGGTCGAGTGGGCGCTACGGACCGCCCGCACCGCCCGCCATCAGTCCCGGATCGAGCGCTCGCCCGAGCCGCTGCCGCACGAGCAGTACCTGTGGGACGGCTCCTTCCACTGGGGCGAGTGGACCGAGCCGAAGGCGAAGGCGGCCGACGGCACCCGCATCGACCCGGTCCAGAGCGACCCCGTCGCCTGGTTCATGGCCGACAAGGGCGAGGTCGGCACGGCGTTCCTGTACCGCTCGACGTCGACCCTCGCCCGTATCGCGCGGGTACTGGGCCACACCGAGGACGCGGCCCGCTACGCCGAGACCGCCGAACGGGTCCGGGACGCCTGGCGCACCGAGTTCCTCACCCCCGAAGGACACACCACCGGCGACACCCAGGCCGCGTACGTACGCGCGCTCTCCCTCGGCCTCGTCCCCGACGAACTGCGCGCGGCCGCCGCCGCACGCCTCGTCGAACTGATCCGCGCCGCCGACACCCACCTCGGCACCGGCTTCCTCGCCACGGGCGACCTGCTCCCGGTCCTGGCCGTCACCGGCCACGCCGACATCGCGTACAAGCTGCTCTTCCGGCGCACCGCACCGTCCTGGCTGTACATGCTGGACCGCGGCGCGACGACCATCTGGGAGGACTGGGAGGGCATCGATGAGAACGGAGACGCCCACGACTCCCTGAACCACTACAGCAAGGGCGCCGTGATCCGCTTCCTGCACACCCACACGCTGGGCCTGCGCCAGGCACCGGGCTCGGTCGCATGGGAGTCCATCGAGGTCGCGCCCGTCCCCCACCCGTCACTGACGTGGGCCCGGGGCACGCACGAGTCCCCGCAGGGCACGATCACCGTCGAGTGGCGGACGACCGGCGACGAGCTGACCCTCACCGTCGACGTGCCACCGGCCACCACCGCACGGATCGTCTTCCCCGACGGCACCACCGAGACCGCCACGGCAGGTACCTTCCGTGCCACCCGACCTATGACGAAAGGGAGTTGA
- a CDS encoding MFS transporter produces the protein MPTEFHQPARVPAAVAGADAGQGPAEPVSRGWITLYGLVWFGYWMANLVPLQLLLPQQLEAIDPASKVHDFAVVNAVSGLVAILALPLCGALCDRSRSRFGRRRLWLAAGTLAFAAGLVVTGEQTTVAGVTIAWAASMLGLIAATSGLTALIADRVPVNQRGLVSSAVYGPQALGVVVGIAVVSAFALSPESSYVVIAAVLIICTVPFMARFRDPVAGSEPPLSLRALLTSMGGSLKNRDFAWAFGGRLVVNLANSLGVCYTLYFLTDNLKVPDPAGSLLVCTVLYLVAGLLATSVAGVLSDRLGRRRIFVALAALLQAASGFLLASFPSLTVILVASALMGGGFGAYMAVDQALITQVLPDAESRAQDLGIMNIGTVIPPALAPLIASFIITSNRGYPLLFALVGVTATIGVLLVYRVRSVR, from the coding sequence ATGCCCACAGAGTTCCACCAACCGGCACGGGTGCCGGCCGCCGTCGCCGGAGCGGATGCCGGCCAGGGACCGGCCGAGCCCGTCTCACGTGGCTGGATCACCTTGTACGGCCTGGTCTGGTTCGGGTACTGGATGGCGAATCTCGTCCCCCTCCAACTGCTGCTCCCTCAGCAGTTGGAGGCGATCGACCCGGCGTCCAAGGTCCACGACTTCGCCGTCGTCAACGCCGTCTCGGGACTGGTCGCGATCCTCGCCCTCCCCTTGTGCGGCGCACTGTGCGACCGCTCCCGGAGCCGCTTCGGACGCAGAAGACTCTGGCTCGCGGCCGGCACGCTCGCGTTCGCCGCGGGACTCGTCGTCACCGGGGAACAGACGACCGTGGCCGGGGTGACCATCGCGTGGGCGGCCAGCATGCTCGGACTCATCGCCGCCACCTCCGGGCTGACCGCCCTCATCGCCGACCGCGTTCCCGTCAACCAGCGCGGTCTCGTGTCCAGCGCGGTCTACGGCCCCCAGGCCCTCGGTGTGGTGGTCGGCATAGCCGTCGTCTCCGCCTTCGCGCTCTCCCCCGAGAGCAGTTACGTCGTCATCGCAGCCGTGCTGATCATCTGCACCGTGCCGTTCATGGCGCGCTTTCGTGACCCCGTGGCCGGCTCCGAGCCTCCACTGAGTCTGCGCGCACTGCTCACCTCCATGGGCGGCTCTCTCAAGAACCGCGACTTCGCCTGGGCCTTCGGCGGGCGGCTGGTGGTCAACCTGGCGAACTCCCTCGGTGTCTGCTACACCCTCTACTTCCTGACCGACAACCTGAAGGTCCCCGATCCGGCCGGAAGCCTCCTGGTCTGCACCGTGCTCTATCTGGTGGCCGGACTCCTGGCCACCTCCGTCGCCGGGGTACTGTCCGACCGCCTCGGCAGACGGCGGATCTTCGTCGCACTGGCGGCGCTGCTGCAGGCGGCCTCGGGCTTCCTCCTGGCGAGCTTCCCGAGCCTCACCGTCATTCTGGTGGCGTCGGCTCTCATGGGCGGCGGCTTCGGCGCGTACATGGCCGTCGACCAGGCTCTGATCACCCAGGTCCTGCCCGACGCGGAGAGCCGGGCCCAGGACCTCGGCATCATGAACATCGGTACGGTCATCCCACCCGCGCTGGCCCCGCTCATCGCCAGCTTCATCATCACCTCGAACCGCGGCTATCCACTCCTCTTCGCCCTGGTCGGCGTGACCGCGACCATCGGAGTCCTGCTCGTGTACCGCGTACGTTCCGTCAGATAG
- a CDS encoding SDR family NAD(P)-dependent oxidoreductase: protein MRHISDKGQVIFVTGAANGIGAAVAELAIARGHRVMLTDVDEAAVLARARELGTRAAACALDIRSTEGWSRAFEAAEAAFGVVDVLVNNAGIIHTGHARDLSAQQHRDIVEINLLGTITGVCTALERMTAQGHGHIINVCSMTAFLPLPGYATYCGTKYGLRAFHHSVAIEERDGPLDFTIIHPPSTRTGMLDQEMADPSCAISFAEKSYAPERIAEAVVDAVTSKPVEVVFPPLAGRVQRIAGVFPRLMRRVIPMAEARGRRQREKLLTAPTTAPSAK from the coding sequence ATGCGCCATATATCTGACAAGGGCCAGGTCATTTTCGTGACCGGCGCGGCCAACGGGATCGGGGCAGCCGTCGCGGAACTCGCGATCGCCCGCGGCCACCGCGTCATGCTGACCGACGTGGACGAGGCAGCCGTTCTGGCTCGCGCCCGTGAACTGGGCACGCGGGCGGCCGCCTGCGCGCTGGACATCCGAAGCACCGAAGGCTGGAGCCGCGCCTTCGAGGCGGCGGAGGCCGCTTTCGGCGTCGTCGACGTGCTGGTCAACAACGCCGGCATCATCCACACCGGACACGCGCGGGACCTCAGTGCGCAACAGCACCGCGACATCGTCGAGATCAACCTGCTGGGCACCATCACCGGGGTCTGCACGGCACTCGAGCGCATGACCGCGCAAGGACACGGTCACATCATCAACGTCTGCAGCATGACCGCGTTCCTGCCGCTGCCCGGATACGCCACCTACTGCGGCACCAAGTACGGTCTGCGGGCCTTCCACCACAGCGTCGCCATCGAGGAACGCGACGGGCCGCTGGACTTCACGATCATCCATCCGCCGTCCACCCGGACGGGCATGCTCGACCAGGAGATGGCCGATCCCTCCTGTGCCATCTCCTTCGCGGAGAAGTCCTACGCACCGGAACGGATCGCCGAGGCCGTCGTCGACGCGGTCACCAGCAAACCGGTCGAGGTGGTGTTCCCGCCGCTCGCCGGCCGCGTCCAGCGAATCGCCGGCGTGTTCCCCAGGCTGATGCGCCGTGTCATCCCCATGGCCGAGGCCAGGGGGAGGCGGCAGAGGGAGAAGCTCCTCACCGCCCCGACGACTGCCCCGTCAGCAAAGTAG
- a CDS encoding SMP-30/gluconolactonase/LRE family protein yields the protein MKRTTEVALSGLGVPESLRWHEGALWFSDLAHGTVHRWDGTGEPETILDVPGRAGGLGWLPDGRLLVVSMDGGCVYRQEPDGALVEHADLRPIVGGPVNDMLVDPQGRAYVGNFGFDYHAFSREHPNSMLYAPPGPPRTPIACLAPDGSLLALTEPLLFPNGTLLTADGSALVVAETLAMRLTALPRTPDGIPGKPQPWAPLIAPLLWRLLNHPGPAGRITRKISALLDHPAIAKRSASPIAPDGIAWDTDGESIWVANALRGECVRVAPGGRVLDRVATSQNTLCCLLAGHDGRTLFAATVPTDDPVRAAELNSGRVEMVRL from the coding sequence ATGAAACGGACGACGGAGGTCGCGTTGAGCGGCCTGGGTGTGCCCGAATCCCTGCGCTGGCACGAGGGAGCCCTCTGGTTCTCCGATCTCGCACACGGCACAGTGCACCGTTGGGACGGCACCGGTGAACCGGAAACGATCCTCGACGTCCCCGGCCGGGCCGGCGGGCTCGGCTGGCTCCCCGACGGCCGCCTGCTCGTCGTATCCATGGACGGGGGATGCGTCTACCGGCAGGAACCCGACGGCGCACTGGTCGAGCACGCCGATCTGCGCCCCATCGTCGGCGGTCCGGTCAATGACATGCTCGTCGACCCGCAAGGGCGGGCCTACGTCGGCAACTTCGGCTTCGACTACCACGCCTTCTCGCGCGAGCACCCGAATTCCATGCTCTACGCGCCGCCCGGCCCGCCGCGAACCCCCATCGCATGCCTCGCCCCGGACGGAAGCCTGCTCGCATTGACCGAACCGCTGCTCTTCCCGAACGGCACGCTCCTGACCGCCGACGGCAGCGCCCTGGTGGTGGCCGAAACCCTTGCCATGCGACTCACCGCCCTGCCCAGGACCCCCGACGGCATCCCCGGAAAGCCGCAGCCCTGGGCTCCGCTGATCGCACCGCTGCTCTGGCGGCTCCTGAACCACCCGGGGCCGGCCGGACGTATCACCCGCAAGATCTCGGCGCTCCTGGACCACCCCGCCATCGCGAAGCGTTCCGCGTCGCCGATCGCACCGGACGGCATCGCGTGGGACACCGACGGCGAGTCGATCTGGGTCGCGAACGCGCTTCGCGGTGAATGTGTGCGGGTCGCCCCGGGCGGCCGCGTCCTCGATCGGGTCGCGACGAGCCAGAACACCCTCTGTTGCCTGCTGGCCGGACACGACGGGCGGACCCTCTTCGCCGCCACCGTTCCGACGGACGATCCGGTCCGAGCCGCTGAACTCAACAGCGGCCGGGTCGAGATGGTGCGGCTGTGA
- a CDS encoding aldehyde dehydrogenase family protein: MSPTRRLDALHKGARVLVGGHSSDGPGRFFEPTLLVDVDHTMKCMREETFGPTLPVMKVASAEEAVRLVNDSSYGLQASIIGSNMKRARQLAEQFEVGCVTINDAQTNYMALGLPMGGWKESGLGVRHGIEGIKKYTRLQAVSANRFPMRRDMHMIPYEPSAYRFILRLADVMYGAGLRGRTK; encoded by the coding sequence ATGTCTCCGACGCGTCGGCTCGACGCACTGCACAAGGGCGCCCGCGTACTCGTGGGAGGTCACAGCTCCGACGGACCCGGCCGGTTCTTCGAGCCCACGTTGCTCGTCGACGTCGACCACACCATGAAGTGCATGCGGGAGGAGACCTTCGGTCCCACCCTGCCCGTGATGAAGGTCGCGAGCGCCGAGGAAGCCGTCCGGCTGGTCAACGACAGCTCGTACGGGCTGCAGGCCTCCATCATCGGCTCGAACATGAAGCGCGCCCGGCAGTTGGCGGAGCAGTTCGAGGTCGGCTGCGTCACCATCAACGACGCCCAGACCAACTACATGGCCCTCGGCCTGCCCATGGGCGGCTGGAAGGAGTCCGGCCTCGGCGTCCGCCACGGCATCGAGGGGATCAAGAAGTACACCCGGCTCCAGGCCGTCAGCGCGAACCGGTTCCCGATGCGCCGGGACATGCACATGATCCCGTACGAGCCCTCGGCCTACCGCTTCATCCTGCGCCTGGCGGACGTCATGTACGGCGCCGGTCTGCGCGGCCGTACCAAGTAG
- a CDS encoding class II aldolase/adducin family protein translates to MALGEGKAVVLQNHGLLTVGASVAEAAWYFITMERSCQAQLLAMAAGKPKLIDAETARTVRTQISGALPGWFQFRPLWDQITAEQPDLFD, encoded by the coding sequence GTGGCACTGGGCGAGGGCAAGGCCGTCGTCCTGCAGAACCACGGGCTGCTCACGGTCGGGGCGTCCGTCGCCGAAGCGGCCTGGTACTTCATCACCATGGAACGTTCCTGCCAGGCCCAACTCCTGGCCATGGCCGCCGGAAAGCCGAAGCTCATCGACGCCGAAACAGCGCGAACGGTCCGTACGCAGATCTCCGGCGCCCTGCCGGGCTGGTTCCAGTTCCGCCCCCTGTGGGACCAGATCACCGCGGAACAGCCCGACCTGTTCGACTGA
- a CDS encoding SDR family NAD(P)-dependent oxidoreductase, giving the protein MGPDHRGTARPVRLTQRHTRCGRRPPEFTGAGAGRIGFAGRRLRRRSPSGNGTGTQCCWVRNTPLSIYQRVTDINYYGNISLTLALLPSLRPGSQVAVVSSINGLLSDKCSSAYAAAKHALLGFYDALRAEQPELVVSVIAPGFVAPPITVNSINGSGQTYGERSEASLTGMSVDRFSPGPSTPSNDIGP; this is encoded by the coding sequence GTGGGACCAGATCACCGCGGAACAGCCCGACCTGTTCGACTGACACAACGCCATACGCGATGCGGTCGGCGCCCGCCCGAGTTCACGGGGGCGGGCGCCGGCCGCATCGGTTTCGCCGGACGACGACTCCGACGTCGGAGTCCGAGTGGTAACGGAACAGGAACCCAGTGTTGCTGGGTCCGCAACACGCCGCTCTCGATCTACCAGCGGGTCACCGACATCAACTACTACGGCAACATCTCGCTGACCCTGGCGCTGCTGCCCTCCCTCCGCCCGGGCAGCCAGGTGGCGGTGGTCAGCAGCATCAACGGCCTGCTCAGCGACAAGTGCAGCTCGGCGTACGCCGCGGCCAAGCACGCCCTGCTCGGCTTCTACGACGCACTGCGCGCCGAGCAGCCGGAGCTCGTCGTTTCGGTGATCGCACCCGGCTTCGTCGCGCCACCGATCACCGTGAACAGCATCAACGGCAGCGGCCAGACCTACGGCGAGCGCTCCGAGGCGAGCCTGACGGGGATGTCGGTCGACCGGTTCTCCCCCGGGCCGTCGACGCCCTCGAACGACATCGGCCCTTGA
- a CDS encoding ROK family transcriptional regulator, giving the protein MSSINPTPRDYNKASVLEVLLSHAPLTRNSLIELTGLSKATVSRAVEELRSDGFVVDGGVDAVVGRGRPSTYLDVPETAGHVVGVGFGAVTTGVLVTDLRGREIGHVIVPTVEHHDVPAAGRWLVDLIAQTSASARGPLRQVVAALPAHVRDGAEVFRPADPMKVFSGRDLHRTVEALVGAPVSFDSDANASLLQVLTDDASIHDAALFSVSSTLSFATCRDRELARGRTPSFGDIGSLSSGIGDRSLNGLLSTAGLVKFAREHGLDFERVEDLWLAPQDHRGRAEILKAFTTAVTTAVSIATVTLDPESVYFVGRLHPLVDEVLPEVRKRLAQNLPVSPRITTVSQILGLSVARGAVHACLSMTHNRLRDALLKARSQGPRQQQTAPAF; this is encoded by the coding sequence GTGAGCAGCATCAACCCCACACCCCGCGACTACAACAAGGCAAGTGTCCTTGAAGTGCTTCTCTCCCATGCGCCGTTGACCCGGAACAGCCTCATCGAGCTCACGGGGCTGAGCAAGGCGACGGTGTCTCGGGCCGTCGAGGAACTGCGCTCCGACGGGTTCGTCGTGGACGGGGGAGTCGACGCCGTCGTCGGGCGTGGCCGTCCGTCGACGTACCTCGATGTGCCCGAGACGGCCGGACATGTCGTGGGGGTCGGCTTCGGCGCCGTGACCACCGGCGTGCTGGTGACCGACCTACGCGGCCGTGAGATCGGACATGTGATCGTTCCGACGGTCGAGCACCACGACGTCCCCGCTGCCGGCCGGTGGCTGGTCGACCTGATCGCGCAGACCAGCGCCTCCGCACGCGGGCCACTGCGCCAGGTCGTCGCGGCACTGCCCGCCCATGTCCGCGACGGCGCCGAGGTCTTCCGGCCTGCCGATCCGATGAAAGTCTTCTCCGGCAGAGACTTGCACCGAACCGTCGAAGCGCTCGTCGGTGCTCCAGTGTCCTTCGACAGTGACGCGAACGCGTCCTTGCTGCAGGTGCTCACGGACGACGCGAGCATCCATGACGCTGCCCTGTTCAGCGTCAGCAGCACCCTGAGTTTCGCCACCTGCAGGGACCGGGAACTGGCTCGGGGACGTACTCCTTCGTTCGGCGACATCGGTTCCCTGTCCTCGGGCATCGGCGACCGCAGCCTCAACGGGCTGCTGAGCACCGCAGGGCTTGTGAAGTTCGCTCGTGAACACGGACTGGACTTCGAACGCGTCGAGGACCTGTGGCTGGCACCTCAGGACCATCGAGGCCGTGCGGAGATACTCAAGGCGTTCACGACGGCGGTCACGACCGCCGTGAGCATCGCCACCGTGACACTCGATCCCGAGTCCGTCTACTTCGTCGGCCGGTTGCACCCCTTGGTGGACGAGGTACTCCCCGAGGTGCGCAAGCGACTCGCACAGAACTTGCCGGTCAGCCCCCGGATCACGACCGTCTCCCAGATTCTGGGACTCTCGGTGGCACGCGGCGCGGTGCATGCCTGCCTGTCCATGACCCACAACCGCCTACGGGACGCACTGCTCAAGGCACGCAGTCAGGGACCGCGGCAGCAGCAAACCGCGCCGGCATTCTGA